In Salipiger sp. CCB-MM3, the genomic stretch TAAGCGCCCTTGAGAGGCTGCCTGAAGTCTCAGACTTCGCGCCGACGGTAGGACGTCATGAGCACCAGCGCGCCAAAAACGAGGGCGAGGGCCGCAGCAGCGCCTTGTCCACCGATCTCGGGGACGCTAACCGAAGATTGGCAAAATACAGCTTGCCCCGGGTTGCATGCAGAGGGACTTGCATTGGCCGAGCCCTGTCCGTTGTAGCCTTGTGCGAGAACAGGGCCGCAAAGGGAGAATGTCACGGCGCACGCAAAGGCGGTTTGGGTAAGTAGTCTCTTCGCTGTCATTATGAAGCCTCAGTTGAAAGGGTTTCGTCAAATAGTGGCCTTACAAGTGCCTCAAATTAGCGTCTTTACAATGAAATTTGGAAAGAAACGTCGAGGCCCACAACTTGGAAGAGATATGGCCGCCCTCCACATGCCTTAATCTAGATTTGCGTACATTAAATTTGCGTTAACAATATTGGCCGGCGCGAATGCCGATTTTAGAGGCGCATTTTCTGGGAATCGTGCCCTCGTCAGAGCAGGCCAATTCGCGCTGATGGCTGAGCTCAGACCAGCCCGAAAGACGCATAGGGGATGTAGCGCACCGGGGTGCCCGGCTCTACGTCCATGGCGGCATCCGGCAATTCCACCAGCCCATCGGCCCAGGACAACCCGCTGATCCGGCCCGACCCTTCAGAGGCAAAGACCTCGGCGTGGCCCGCATCGGTGAGCCGCGCGCGCAGATACTCGCGGCGGCCCTGTTTCTTGCGCTTGGAGAAGGCAGCGGGAACGGTGAAGCCGCGCGGCTCGTTCCAGCCCGCGCCGGACATCAACGACAGGGCGGGACGCGCAAAGACCAGCGCGCAGACCAGCGCCGCGACCGGGTTGCCGGGCAGGCCAAACACCGGAACGCCCTCCCACATCGCCAGCGCCAGCGGACGTCCGGGTTTCAGCGCGATGCGCCACGCCGACAGCGACCCGCGCGCGCGCAGCAGGGCCGAGACGTGATCTTCATCCCCCGCAGAGGCGCCGCCGGAGGTCAGGATCACATCCGCCTCGCGCGCGCCCTCGTTCAGCCGCGCCTCAATGAGGCCCGCGTCGTCTTTGATGTGCCCCAGATCCACCGGCTCAAACCTCCAGCCCTGCGCCAGCGACAGCAGCATCGGGCGGTTGGCATCCCAGATCTGATGCGGCTCTGCGGGCAGGGACGGTGCGGGGATGATTTCATCGCCGGTCGACAGCACGCCAACGCGCAGCGGGCGGTGCACCGGCAGCTCGGCGATCCCCAAGGCCGAGGCAAGCGCAAGCTCGGGCGCGCGCAGGCGGCGGCCCTTTTGCAGCGCGGCGGCCCCGGCGGCCACGTCCTCGCCCGCCTTGCGGGTGTTGGCGCGGGGCTTGATGGGGCCGTCGAAGACAACGGTGGTGGCGTCGCTGTTGGTGTCTTCTTCCAGCACCACCGTATCCACCCCCTCGGGCAGGATCGCCCCGGTGAGGATGCGCACCGCGTGGCCCGGCGGCACCGCATGCGGGTAGGGCTGCCCGGCGGCGGCACGGCCCGCGACCAGCGGCAGGCGCTGCACGCCGCTGCCGGTGGCGCCATGGGCAAAGCCGTAGCCATCGACCGCCGAATTGGGCATCGGCGGGTTCGAGCGTTTCGCAGCCACATCCGCCGCCAGCACGCGCCCCGCAGCTTCTAAGGTGGGAACGGTCTCGGTTCCGGTGACCGGGCGCAGCGCCGCGCGCAGCTTGCTCAGCGCCTCGTCCACCGGCATCCACGACACGCCCTGCGGCATGGCAAAACAGTCGTTGCGCAGGCGCGGCGGCTGCAGGTCATCGTTGGCGCGAGGGGTCTCAGCAGGCATGGCAGGCTCGGGAAGCTGTGGAAAGGCGGACTGCGCGGCGTCGGAAAGACTGCTCTCATGCCCGAGGCCGAGGATCCAGCCCTCTTCCGGATCGCCCGCGCGGGTGAGGGTGTCGAGCAGCGCCGGATCGAGCGCGCGCAGCGCCCCGGCCAGCACCCGCACCTGCGCGCGGTCCTTGATCTCATCGGGCTCGGCCAGCGCCGCCACCGTGCCTTTGATCAGCGAGGGGAAAAGTTCGACCAGCACGAGGGGCGCGTCCTGCTGCTCGAAGGGGCGCACGGCGATGTCCTTGCCGAACCGCTCGCGCAGCGCCTGCAGCCGCGCGATACCCAAAAGCCCCTGCGAGCCGACGGATCCGGCCCCGGCGAGTTTCCACACCGGCTGCGCGCCGGGGGTCTCGTCGCAGGTGCGGCTCTCGGCGAAGGGATTGGCATAGCCCTGCTTGGTTCGCGGCAGGTGTTGGATGTCGCGCGCCATGCCATTGCCCCAGAACGGACCGCTTCCGGGGAAGAGACGGTTGATCTCTGCGGCCACCTCTAGGCGGTTGTTGGCATTGTCGGGCGCGTCTTCGATCCGCTCTGCCAGCGCCTCCCAGATCGCGAAAGGGTCCGAGCGCCCGGTTAACGCCTCGGCAAAACCCTTGGGGTAGGCGAAAGGGAAATCGAATCCCGCCAGCACCCGCCGCCCGGCGGCGCGCTCCGCCTCGAACAGCTGCACAAGCGTCTCGGTCGCCGCCTCGCGGGTGCGGTGATAGCTGGCCGCCACGCCCTGCTCGCGGGCGATGCCGATCCAGATGGCATCCTTGCTCTCGCCCACGGGCGAGGGTTTCGACGCCCCGGACCAGTCCACGACGACGAAGGTGTCAAATCTCACAGCCCGACCTCGCGCGCGATGAAATCGGCGATGGCGGCGGTGTCGTTCAGATCGAAGCGGGGCAGGACGGTGTCCACCGCGCTGTCGGCGGCGACGGCCCGGATGCTGGGGTTCGCGGGCGAAAGCAGCGCTTTGCCGGTCTCGGCGCGATGCGCCTCGATCTTCGGGTGCGGTGCGGATTTATAGCCCTCGACCAGCACCAGATCGACGGGCGAGAGCTTGGTCAACAGCTCAGACAGCGGCGGCTCGGGGGCATC encodes the following:
- a CDS encoding molybdopterin-binding protein; the encoded protein is MRFDTFVVVDWSGASKPSPVGESKDAIWIGIAREQGVAASYHRTREAATETLVQLFEAERAAGRRVLAGFDFPFAYPKGFAEALTGRSDPFAIWEALAERIEDAPDNANNRLEVAAEINRLFPGSGPFWGNGMARDIQHLPRTKQGYANPFAESRTCDETPGAQPVWKLAGAGSVGSQGLLGIARLQALRERFGKDIAVRPFEQQDAPLVLVELFPSLIKGTVAALAEPDEIKDRAQVRVLAGALRALDPALLDTLTRAGDPEEGWILGLGHESSLSDAAQSAFPQLPEPAMPAETPRANDDLQPPRLRNDCFAMPQGVSWMPVDEALSKLRAALRPVTGTETVPTLEAAGRVLAADVAAKRSNPPMPNSAVDGYGFAHGATGSGVQRLPLVAGRAAAGQPYPHAVPPGHAVRILTGAILPEGVDTVVLEEDTNSDATTVVFDGPIKPRANTRKAGEDVAAGAAALQKGRRLRAPELALASALGIAELPVHRPLRVGVLSTGDEIIPAPSLPAEPHQIWDANRPMLLSLAQGWRFEPVDLGHIKDDAGLIEARLNEGAREADVILTSGGASAGDEDHVSALLRARGSLSAWRIALKPGRPLALAMWEGVPVFGLPGNPVAALVCALVFARPALSLMSGAGWNEPRGFTVPAAFSKRKKQGRREYLRARLTDAGHAEVFASEGSGRISGLSWADGLVELPDAAMDVEPGTPVRYIPYASFGLV
- the mobB gene encoding molybdopterin-guanine dinucleotide biosynthesis protein B, which gives rise to MRIYGVTGSKNCGKTGLMERLVAEFCARGLSVSTLKHAHHSTDVDQPGRDSYRHRQAGAHEVLLASPHRWALMHELRDAPEPPLSELLTKLSPVDLVLVEGYKSAPHPKIEAHRAETGKALLSPANPSIRAVAADSAVDTVLPRFDLNDTAAIADFIAREVGL